DNA sequence from the Myxococcales bacterium genome:
TCGTTCGGGGCCGGCGGCGTCGACGACGCCGAGGACGGCGACATCGTGCTGCACGAGTACGGCCACTCGATCCAGGACAACCAGGTCCCGGGCTGGGGCGGCGGCAACCAGAGCGCGATGGGCGAGGGCTTCGGCGACTACCTGGCCGGCTCGTTCATGGCGACGCTGGCGCCGGCCGCCGGTCACCCGCAGCTGGCCGATCCGGCCTGCGTCGGTGACTGGGACGCGGTCTCGTACGACAACCGGACGCCGAAGTGCCTGCGGCGGCTCGACGAGCCCAAGCACTACCCCGAGGCCGCGACCGGCGAGGTCCACGACGACGGCGAGATGTGGTCGGCGGCGCTGTGGCGCGCGCGCACCGCGGTCGGCGCCGACGTCGCCGATCGGATCGTGATCGAGGCCCACGAGCTGCTGGGCACGTCGGCGACGTTCGATCAGGCCGCGAGCGCGGTGCTCGCCGCCGATCAGATGGTGTTCGCCGGCGCCCACGTGCCGATGGTGCGGCGCGCGCTCTACCGGCACGGCGTGCTGCGGACGCCGCTGACCGGCCCCGGCTTCCCGACCGTGACGATGATGCAGACCGTCGACGTCGGCAACCCGGTGACCGGCGGCCAGTACGCCAACAACCTCGACGACACCCAGACCGTGACCCTGGCCGGCGCGACCGCGGTGCGGGTCCACTTCGTCTCGGTCGACACCGAGCTCGACACCGGCTGCCTCGCCGGCGCGTGCGACAACATCTACCTGTCCGACGCCGCCGGCGACCTCTACCAGATCGTGAGCGGCGTGCAGACCAACCTGACCAGCGTCCAGATCCCCGGCGACACCGTCGTGGTCCGGCTGGTCACCGACGGCTCCGTGACCCGCGCCGGCTACCGCATCGACCGCATCGAGGCCCTGGGCGGCATGCAGGCCATCGACGCCGCGCAGCCGATCGACGCCGCGCCGGCGATCGACGCGCCGCAGCCGATCGACGCGGCGCAGCCGGTCGACGCGGCGCAGCCGATCGACGCCGCCTCCGGCGACGACGGCGGCGCCGGCATCGACGCCGGGGCCGGGCCCGACGCCACCGATCCCGGCAAGGGCGACGAGAGCGGCGGCTGCTGCCAGACCGGCGCGGGCACGCCGCCGGCGTCGACGGTGCTCGGCCTGGCGCTGGTGCTCGGCTGGCTGCGCCGTCGGCGTCGCTGACCCGCGCGTCGCGGGCGCCGGGCTGCGGTCGACCGGCGCTTGCCGCGTCGGACGTACGCTGCGCGCCCGTCGGGGGCACGCTGCGCGCCCGTCGGGGGCACGCTGCGCGCCCGTCGGGGGCACGCTGCGCGCCGTCGGGC
Encoded proteins:
- a CDS encoding M36 family metallopeptidase, which produces MRASGLLFASLLTAGACTSVDVPDDRPGAPPVHSYRQVAELDLAARGPVDVVWDEALDRPRQVVGEFAVTGPTEAAARGFLRAHAALFQLARDGRDLTLATTRQGLAGTYLRFQQVVGDLPVFDHQVVVALSAAGDRVRAVTLGHAPVTLPPPGADVGAAAALATARAAVGAPVEVAAPTTLAGVTVDGPAPRRAYRVTLVTARATWDVGVDAGTGAVLWQRDRTVTVNGTGLVFDANAVSSTGMTALTDNNDATSAALDAARVTVTLPNLDGSGVLRGTYADARPTNINQRAQSATHVFNYDRADNRFEEVVTYYHLDRAQARIQALGFTMVNNRVQIAVVNDGNQDNSFYSPGTRQLSFGAGGVDDAEDGDIVLHEYGHSIQDNQVPGWGGGNQSAMGEGFGDYLAGSFMATLAPAAGHPQLADPACVGDWDAVSYDNRTPKCLRRLDEPKHYPEAATGEVHDDGEMWSAALWRARTAVGADVADRIVIEAHELLGTSATFDQAASAVLAADQMVFAGAHVPMVRRALYRHGVLRTPLTGPGFPTVTMMQTVDVGNPVTGGQYANNLDDTQTVTLAGATAVRVHFVSVDTELDTGCLAGACDNIYLSDAAGDLYQIVSGVQTNLTSVQIPGDTVVVRLVTDGSVTRAGYRIDRIEALGGMQAIDAAQPIDAAPAIDAPQPIDAAQPVDAAQPIDAASGDDGGAGIDAGAGPDATDPGKGDESGGCCQTGAGTPPASTVLGLALVLGWLRRRRR